One Methanomassiliicoccales archaeon genomic region harbors:
- a CDS encoding PadR family transcriptional regulator, producing the protein MEDGPVNEGPTLFPDIPEAVHLKKAFHKYGFKTGFLKLAILRLVAEKPIHGYALIKEIERITSEDWKPSPGSIYPALQTLVKNGLITSEADGRRRIYDITPAGRVVLEAAIKHANIVLEHITILLNYKPSEEVPE; encoded by the coding sequence ATGGAAGACGGACCAGTCAATGAAGGACCAACGCTCTTTCCGGACATCCCGGAAGCAGTCCATTTGAAAAAGGCGTTCCATAAATATGGATTCAAGACCGGGTTCCTGAAGCTAGCCATCCTGAGGCTGGTCGCAGAGAAACCGATACATGGCTACGCCCTGATAAAGGAGATAGAACGTATCACTTCAGAGGATTGGAAGCCGTCTCCGGGGTCGATATACCCGGCATTGCAGACGCTGGTGAAGAACGGACTTATCACGTCCGAGGCCGACGGGAGACGGAGGATCTACGACATAACCCCGGCGGGGCGGGTGGTGCTCGAGGCGGCCATCAAGCATGCCAACATCGTGCTCGAGCACATCACCATCCTGCTGAACTACAA